A segment of the Corynebacterium liangguodongii genome:
GGACGGTGAGATCACACTGTGCGGCGCCATCGAGATGGGCGGGTACGTGGAGTTTTCCGTCGACATCATCCCCGACGGGATGAACACCTATAAGTCCAGCGGAGCTCCGATCTTCGTCCCCGGCAATCCCGGGCCGCAGTACTCCGACTGGCTCACCTTCACCGGGCTCTCCATCACCAACGAGGGCGAGCAGCGCCACCTCGATGCCACACTGGCCTACCAGAACGCGGTGAAGCACTGCATCGATTACCTCACCGTCTTCGGCTACACGAAGGAGCAGGCGTTCCTCATCCTCGGCGCAGCACCCATCGAGGCGCACTTCTCGGCCGTCGTCGACTACCCCAACGCCTGCGCTACCCTCTACCTGCCCACGGAGATCTTTGACTTCGACATCCGCCCATCCGCCACAGGGCCGCACCACATCGGCGACCCGGTGCCCACCCCGTTCGCCTCCGCAACCTCACTGGGCGAAAGCGACATCGTCAGCGGCGTCGCCGCGGGAGACTCCGAGCGATTGGCGCTGGTCAAGCAGCTCGCCGGGGCCGACGCGGTGCTGGCAGGAACGGCCTTTAGCGCCTGGCACCGCCACTAAAAACCAAGCCCGAGGATGCCTGCTCTGCCGAGGGGATACCGGCCAGCCGCCCGCGCGCTGCCTCGTGCCAGCAGACGGCCCCACCATGAGACCCCTCCCCTGGCTCTCTCCTCGCCGAGCGGCCCTATTCCGGGGCTCGCTCCTCGCCCGGCACCTCGCGCAGGCTATCCCACATCACCTGCACCCACGAGCGCTCATCCGGCGCCGCCTGGGTGGTGATGCCCTCGCCCTGAGTCATCCGCGGATCAATGATGCGCCACGCCGTCTCCCCCGGTTCGAGCACTCCGAGGCGCCTACGTGCCTCCTGCTTGATGTATTCGGGGTCCTGATACTTGGCAATGTCCCCCTCGAGGTCAGACTTGCGCTGCTCGAGGGCCGCGATCGAGTCGTTGAGCCGCGCGATCTCGCTACGCCCTTCGTAGTAGTTGCGTAGCGGCACGGCAATGGCAAGGAGCACCGCGAGGATCACCAGGATGAGTATCACCGTGCTCGTGAGCTCCTGCGGCGAGGCTTGCCGCTTCGCCGCTTTCTGCTGCGAGCGGTTGCGCTCAGCCTTCTCGCGCTCGCGCGAGGCCACGGGAACAGTCGTCGCCCTCGGGCGGCGCGGCGTGCTCTCCGGTTTGCCCGGCGGTGTGGCGGGTGTGCTCATAGTGATTGCTTAGTGTAGCCGCTGCCGCGTGCGGGTGGCTTAGCCGCGGCCCATTCTGCCCGCCCTCGACCGATGACATCGGTGACATACAGCGCGCCCCCGATGTCACGTTTCCCAGGTCGCAACCGGACGCGGTGTCACTGATGTCACTGGGCCCCGGGCGACGACCGTGCCGGCGGGCACCGCCCGGGGCTCTAGCGCTTACTTAAAGCGCGGGAAGGCGGAGCGGCCGGCGTAGACGGCGGCGTCGCCAAGCTCCTGCTCAATGCGGATGAGCTGGTTGTACTTGGCCACGCGCTCGGAGCGCGCGGGCGCACCGGTCTTGATCTGGCCGCAGCCGAGCGCGACGGCGAGATCCGCAATCGTGGTGTCCTCGGTCTCGCCGGAGCGGTGGGACATCATCGTGCGGTAGCCGTTGCGGTGGGCGAGATCGACCGCGTCGAAGGTCTCGGTGAGGGTACCGATCTGGTTAACCTTCACCAGAAGCGCGTTGGCGGCCTTCTTCTCAATGCCCTCGGCAAGGCGCTTCGGGTTGGTGACGAAGAAGTCGTCGCCGACGAGCTGGACCTTCTCCCCCAGCTCCGCGGTGATCTGGCTCCAGCCTTCCCAGTCGTCCTCGTCGAGCGGGTCCTCGATAGAGACGATCGGGTAGCGCTCTACGAGATCGGCATAGACCTTAATCATCTCGGCCGCCGAGTGCTTTCCGCCCTCGAAGTTGTACACGCCGTCGGCGAAGAACTCGGAGGAGGCGACGTCGAGCGCGAGCGCGATGTCCTCGCCGAGGGTGTAGCCGGACTTCTCCACGGCCTCGACGATGAGGTCGAGCGCCGCCGCGGTGGAATCGACGGACGGGGCGAAGCCGCCTTCATCACCAAGCCCGGTGGAGAGGTTCTTGGCCTTGAGCACGGACTTGAGCGCGTGGTAGACCTCCGCGCCCATGCGCAGGGCCTCGTGGAAGGACTCGGCGCCGATCGGGGCGATCATGAACTCCTGCACGTCGACGCCCGAGTCGGCGTGGGCGCCGCCGTTCAAGATGTTCATCATCGGCACGGGAAGGATGTGGGCGTTCGGGCCGCCGATGTAGCGGTAGAGCGGCAGGCCGGCGGACTCGGCGGCCGCCTTGGCCACGGCGATGGACACGCCCAGGATCGCGTTGGCGCCGAGGCGGGACTTGTTGTCGGTGCCGTCGAGCTCGATCATCGTGAGGTCGATGAGGCGCTGGTCGTCGGCCTCGATGCCGGCGATCGCATCCGCGATCTCCTCGTTGACGTTCTCGACGGCCTTGGCAACGCCCTTGCCGCCGTAGCGCTCGTCCTCGTCGCGTAGCTCGTGGGCCTCGTGGACGCCGGTGGACGCGCCAGAGGGCACGCCGGCGATGCCGTGCGCGCCGTCGTCGAGGAAGACCTCCGCCTCGACCGTCGGGTTGCCGCGGGAATCGAGAATCTCGCGGGCGAATGCGTGGATGATGTCAGCCATTACTACTCCTTGGTGCGTGGGCACGGTTACACCCCCAATTGTTCCAGAGTTTCCCGCGCCGCGGGCGCCCTAGCGGTGGGCGGGTTGATTCAGGGCGTAGTTGGCGGCGGCGTCGCGGACCTTGACCACGTAGTCGTTGGAGTTGTTGTAGCTAAAGACCGCGTCGCGCCACCCCTCCGGGGTTGCCAGGTCCCGCCCGTGGGAGCACAGGAGGTTCGCCGCGGCCAGCGCGGCATCATCAATCTGCTGCGGGTTAGCCTCCCCGTCGCCGTTGGCGTCCCGCCCGAGCTGGGCCCACGTCCCGGGGATGAACTGCATCGGCCCGACGGCCCGGTCAAAGGTGGTATCGCCATCGAGCGCGCCGCCGTCGGTATCGCGGATTTCAGCAAAGCTACCGCTCCCGTCGAGGGGAGGGCCGATGATCGGCGGCTTCGCAAACCCGTCCGGATCGAGGCGGGTCCCGTCGAAGACGTGCCCGGTGTAGGTGCCGTGGCGGGTTTCCACCCAGCCGATGCCGGCGAGCGTGTTCCACTGGAGGTGGCATCCCGGCCAGGCGTCCCGGGCAATGAGGGCGGCGTTGGCGTAAGCACGAACGGCTTGCGGGTCCACAGCGGTGCGCTCGGCGATCAGGGAAGACCACTCGATGAGCCCGTCAGCAGTGCGACCCGGCCCGTGGACGTCGATAAGCGGCGGGCCCTGGGCCGCTGCAGGCGGGACGTCCGCAGGCACGGGCTGACGGGTCGTCGGCGGCCCGGCGGAGGTCGCGAGAGAGAAGATCCACCCGGTCAGCGCGATGATGAGCACGATAGCGGTGACGACCATGACCACGCCGGCGCACCCGCAGCCGGCGGCGATGGTGCCGGGGCGGCCGGGGTCGTACCGGTGATTAGTCATGGGCGCACATGGTAGCAAGCCTCGCCCCGGCTTGAGCACCCGAGGCGTCGGCAGATGGTTAAGTACTTTCGCGCAAAAATCCTATCGATTTTATCATGAATCCAACCCGTGGCCCGAAAGTATGAGACTTGGCTCACAAGCCGCGCTATGGTTCCCATAGGCTCTCACCAAACGCCCCGCACCCTCCCCCACCGCGGGCTGGGCGCGGGCGTCGAGAAGAAAGGTAATTAGTGACTACGATCCACGTTGCGGGCGCGACGATCCACGGCACCGAGGTCGAAGCCTTCGGCACCACGGTCAACGCCTTCTACGGCATCCCGTATGCCCAGGCCCCGGTCGGCACACGCCGCTTTTTGGCACCCACCCCCGCCACACTCCCCGCCGAGTTCCACGCCACCGCCTACGGGCCTACCGCGGCGCAAAAACAGTACCCCGATGCCGCCCTCGCGCTGATGGACAACCCCATCATCGAAGGCGAAAATAGCCTCAACCTCAATATCTGGACCCCCGACACCGCGGGGTGCGCGCCGGTTTACGTCTACATCCACGGCGGCGCCTACCGCAACGGCTCCGGCGCAGGCGAGACGATTAGCGGAACCTCCTTTGCCGCCAACGGCATCGTTACCGTTACTTTGAACTACCGCCTCGGCGCCGAAGGCGGCATCCAGCTCGCCGACGGCACCTCGAACAACATGCTGCGCGACCAGATCGCCGCACTTACCTGGGTGCGCGACAATATCGCCGCGTTCGGCGGCAACCCCGACCACGTCGTTGTCGGCGGCGAGTCAGCCGGCGCCATGAGCATCGGCGCACTCCTGTCCTCTCCGCAGGCGAAGGGGCTCTTCCACGCTGCGATCATGGAATCAGGCGCCACCCACAACGTCGTGAGCCAGAAAGCTGCGCTCGCTGCAGGCGAGCGCTTCGCCGAAGTTGTCGGCAAAGAGCCCACGGCCGCGGCGCTTGGCGAACTCTCGGAAGAAGAGGTACTCGCAGCCTCCGCCTCCGTCGAAGCCGAGCTCGGCGCGTCGGCGGACACCGCGCGCTACGCTGACCTCGCTGCCAACAGCATGACGTGGCAACCCAGCGTGGACGGTGATGTCTTGCCGCGTCACCCACTCGATGCGCTCGCCGCCGGAGAAGCCCTCGATGTGCCCGTCCTCATTGGCACAAACCAGGACGAAGGAACGCTCTTCGTCGCCGGGCTGGGCCGCTACACCTCGGCAACGGAGGAAATATTGCACGCTGCTGTTGTTGCCAGCGGAGCGGCCAACCCGGACAAAGTTGTCGAGCTCTCCACCAGCCCGGATAATCCACACGCGGGGGAGAGCCTGACAACCTTTGTTGACATGTGGAAGTTCCAGCTCCCGCTGCACGCTTTCCTCGAAGGGCGCGCAGGGTACGACTCCCCGACTTACCGGTATAAGTTCACCTGGCGCTCCGAGAAGTTCGGCGGTGCACTCGGTTCTTTCCACACCGTCGAACTACCCTTCGTATTCAACACAGTTGCGACCGAGTCAGGCAAGCGCATCCTCGGCGAGGGACTTCCCGCCGCAGTCTCAAAGGCGGCTCACGGGGCATGGGTATCTTTCATCAAGACCTTCGATCCCGGTTGGAGCCCCTATAACTCCGGCGACACGACAACGACCGGCGTGTTCGACGCCAACGGCCTGCATATTGAAGCAGACCTGGACAAAGACACGTTCACGGCCTGGCAAGGCCAGCGCTAAAAAGTACTACCCTTTTATCTATCCCTACACAAGGAGAATTCACCCATGTCTGAGACCGTTCGCTCTGAAGAACTACAGCGCAAGTACGCTGCGGAACGCGACAAGCGCAAAGCCGCGCGCGGCTCGAAGGAAGAGGATTACGTCCGCCTCGAAAAGGTTATCGACCCTGACGCGCAGGACCCCTACAAGGCCGTCGAGCCGCGCGAGCCGCTGAACGACGACGTCGAGGTTACTATCATCGGCGCTGGTTGGGCGGGGCTGATGTCCGCCGCGGAGCTGCGCAAATCTCACCGCAAGATCCGTATTCTCGACCAGGCCGGTGACTTCGGCGGCGTATGGTACTGGAACCGCTACCCCGGCGTCATGTGCGACACCGCCTCGGTGGTCTACATGCCGCTTCTCGACGAAACGGGCTACAAGCCGACCGAGAAATACGCCCACGGCCCGGAGATCTTCGCTCACGCACAGCGCATCGGCCGCCACTTCGACCTGTACAAAGACGCCTACTTCCACACCCGCGTCACTGACCTGCGGTGGGACGAAGCCGCCAAGCGCTGGCG
Coding sequences within it:
- a CDS encoding septum formation initiator family protein; this encodes MSTPATPPGKPESTPRRPRATTVPVASREREKAERNRSQQKAAKRQASPQELTSTVILILVILAVLLAIAVPLRNYYEGRSEIARLNDSIAALEQRKSDLEGDIAKYQDPEYIKQEARRRLGVLEPGETAWRIIDPRMTQGEGITTQAAPDERSWVQVMWDSLREVPGEERAPE
- the eno gene encoding phosphopyruvate hydratase, which codes for MADIIHAFAREILDSRGNPTVEAEVFLDDGAHGIAGVPSGASTGVHEAHELRDEDERYGGKGVAKAVENVNEEIADAIAGIEADDQRLIDLTMIELDGTDNKSRLGANAILGVSIAVAKAAAESAGLPLYRYIGGPNAHILPVPMMNILNGGAHADSGVDVQEFMIAPIGAESFHEALRMGAEVYHALKSVLKAKNLSTGLGDEGGFAPSVDSTAAALDLIVEAVEKSGYTLGEDIALALDVASSEFFADGVYNFEGGKHSAAEMIKVYADLVERYPIVSIEDPLDEDDWEGWSQITAELGEKVQLVGDDFFVTNPKRLAEGIEKKAANALLVKVNQIGTLTETFDAVDLAHRNGYRTMMSHRSGETEDTTIADLAVALGCGQIKTGAPARSERVAKYNQLIRIEQELGDAAVYAGRSAFPRFK
- a CDS encoding lytic transglycosylase domain-containing protein → MVVTAIVLIIALTGWIFSLATSAGPPTTRQPVPADVPPAAAQGPPLIDVHGPGRTADGLIEWSSLIAERTAVDPQAVRAYANAALIARDAWPGCHLQWNTLAGIGWVETRHGTYTGHVFDGTRLDPDGFAKPPIIGPPLDGSGSFAEIRDTDGGALDGDTTFDRAVGPMQFIPGTWAQLGRDANGDGEANPQQIDDAALAAANLLCSHGRDLATPEGWRDAVFSYNNSNDYVVKVRDAAANYALNQPAHR
- a CDS encoding carboxylesterase/lipase family protein; the protein is MTTIHVAGATIHGTEVEAFGTTVNAFYGIPYAQAPVGTRRFLAPTPATLPAEFHATAYGPTAAQKQYPDAALALMDNPIIEGENSLNLNIWTPDTAGCAPVYVYIHGGAYRNGSGAGETISGTSFAANGIVTVTLNYRLGAEGGIQLADGTSNNMLRDQIAALTWVRDNIAAFGGNPDHVVVGGESAGAMSIGALLSSPQAKGLFHAAIMESGATHNVVSQKAALAAGERFAEVVGKEPTAAALGELSEEEVLAASASVEAELGASADTARYADLAANSMTWQPSVDGDVLPRHPLDALAAGEALDVPVLIGTNQDEGTLFVAGLGRYTSATEEILHAAVVASGAANPDKVVELSTSPDNPHAGESLTTFVDMWKFQLPLHAFLEGRAGYDSPTYRYKFTWRSEKFGGALGSFHTVELPFVFNTVATESGKRILGEGLPAAVSKAAHGAWVSFIKTFDPGWSPYNSGDTTTTGVFDANGLHIEADLDKDTFTAWQGQR